The genome window AGATGCACTAAGGCGCCTGCCGCTGTTTTGTGCGGTAACCAATGACGAACAAAGTCGCCTTGCGGATCGTGTGTCAAAGCTTGTTTGATTTGGTTAAATTGCCGGGCTCCACTGTTGCCGACTCCAGCTATATAAGCCCAGTTACACCAGTTGCTGGCACAATCATAATCCAGCAAATGCTGCTCAAAAAACGCCGCGCCTAAACGCCAGTCCTGCTGCAGCTCAAAAATAAGATAACTGGCGACATTCTGCCGGCCACGGTTTGACATCCAGCCTGTGTGCAACAACATCTTGATATTGGCATCGACAAAAGGCAGACCAGTTTTGCCCTGGCACCAGAGGTCAAAGCGCTTATCAGACACAGGATCAGAGAAATCCAGCGGCGGACGAAAAGCATTTTTACTAAACCAGGCGCTACTGTGCTGTCGCATCTGCCAGCGAAAATACTCCCGCCATAACAGCTCAAAGCGGATCCAATAAGTGGATTCATTAGCGATATGCTGTTGTTCAAAATCCAGTACCTGCTGCCAGGTATAACAAGCCGATAAGCAACCATTGGCCAGATAAAAAGACCATAAACTGCTATTCCATTCGCCATCCAAAGCATCACGACTTTGTTTGTAGCTACGAACAGCTTGTTGTTGCCAGATAAACTGCATCAGTCGCTCTAATGCGGCTGCTTCGTTCAGCAAGGCAGCAGTTGGGCTGTGATACTGGCTGATAAAGTCGGCCGTTGCTACATCCAAAAGCAGTTCCGTTTCGCCGTAAAACTGCGAAGAAACAGCATAAGACTGTGGCTGTTGCACTAAAAGCTCCGGTTCACGCTCTTTCCTGAACGCAGAGAAGCTTTTTGGCAAAGTGGCCAGAGCCGGTCTTAGTCCATGCTGCAACAAGCTATTGATATCATACAGCTTCAGTTTCAAGCCTGTGCGCTGTAGTTGCTGGTACTGCTCTGGTGCTGTGGGTTCTGCTGCAATTAAGCTTTGTGCCTGATATTGCTCTGCCAGCTGTTGCAGGCACTCCGAAGTTCCGCCAATGCGAATATGCAACAGTAGTTGTTTTTGCTGCCATTGCTTTTGCCAGTCCAGCATTAGCTTTAGCTGAGCCTGCAAACGCGACAGACTTGCACGCTTTATACCGTATTGCGTACTTAGATACTCAACTGGGTCCAACACCAGAACTGCTATCAGTTGATCAACATCTGCTTGTTCTGACAGCAACAGGTTATCGTGCCAGCGCATGGCTTGATTAAACAGCACCAAAGCGCGTTTCATAGCTGCTCCAGATGGATCAGCAAGGCTTGCGCTTTTGCTGTGATTTGTGCACGCTCGTCATCCGATTTACGGTACCAGTTCTGATAACTCAGCTGCATTCTGGCATTGCCAGACAGCTGCGCCTGATTACGTTCGAGAAAATTCCAGTACAAGGCGTTAAAAGGGCAGGCGGTGGGACTGGTGGTTTCAGCAACATCGTAAGCACAACTTTTACAGTAATTGCTCATACGCTGAATGTATTTACCACTGGCTGCATAAGGCTTAGACGCCAGTACGCCTTCATCGGCAAATAACGCCATACCCAGCGTATTCGGCAGTTCAACCCACTCGTAAGCATCAGCATAAACAGCAAGGTACCAATCGCAAATTTCTTCGACTGATAAGCCAGCCAATAGTGCAAAGTTACCTGTGATCATCAGACGCTGAATATGATGCGAATAGGCATATTCAATAGTGTGACTGATGGCTTGTTGCATACAGCGCATTTTGGTTTCTCCCGTCCAGTAATAGGACGGCAAAGGCGTATGAGCCTTAAGAAAGTTGCGCTCTTTGTACTCTGGCATCAGTAACCAGTACAAACCCCGCACATACTCGCGCCAGCCAATCAATTGGCGAATAAAACCTTCTGCAGCGTTCAGTGGCACTTTGCCTTCTTTATAAGCCAGCTCCACTTTTTGGCAGACCCAGCGCACATCCAACAGGCCACAGTTTAAATACATAGAACAAATGCTGTGAAAAAGATGAGGCTCGTTCAGTTGCATCGCATCCTGATAATCACCAAAGAGTGGCAATTGATGCTCAACAAAATGTAAAAACGCCTGCCTTGCTTGTTTACCTGTCACTGCGTAACTGAAACTGTCGGCATTGCCCATGTTGTTCGGGAATTGCTGTTTCACCAAAGCTATGACTTGGCTGGTGATTTCATCAGGTTCGAACTTGAGGATTTCTGGTAACTGCTGTTTAGCTGATATGGCTTTTCTGTTACTTGCATCGAAATTCCACTGTCCACCTACAGGTGCTCCGTCTTGCATTAAAAGACCCGTATAGCGGCGCATTTCACGGTAGAAATACTCCATCCGATATTGCTTTCGCCCTTGAGCCCAGTGCTGAAACATGGCTTTGCTGGCAATAAAACGGTCATCTTCCAGCATCAGCAGTGGACGCTTAAACAGTTGCTGCCAGCTTAAAATCTCCTGCTCTAACCTATATTCGCCGCATTCGGTGATACAAATCTGGTCTAGCTCCGGATGGCGTGAAAGTTCAATAGCAACAGCTTCAGTCAAACTGCTAACTTTTTGTTGGTAATCGATATAACTGACATCTATGCCTTGCTGCTGCAATACAGCAGCAAAATGACGCATGGCGCTGAAGATCAATATGATTTTTTGTTTGTGATGAGGGGTATAGCTGGCCTCGCTGGCCACTTCGGCCATCAACACCCTGTCTTGAGGTTGCACGTCGCGTAACGATGACAGAGCGGGACTGAGCTGATCACCTAATACCAGAATTAACTTTGCCATCTTGGATTACCGTTATTTTGTTTTTTGATACGGCGGTGGCACAGGAACAGATCAGTGACAGTGCGAAAGCTGCCATACCGTTGGATTAACAAAAAACTGCGGCAGAAGGCAAAATCAAAGCGCATATGTTGCGAATGGTGGGGTTATTATAAGGAAGAATTTTTGCTTTGGAGTGAGCTTTCGTGCAATCAAAAACCGTCAACACAAAAACTGTGAACACAAAAACATGGGTATCAGGCTTGTTTCTTGGCGCTAGTCTGTTTGTTAACTCTGTTGCCGCGCAGGAACATCAGCACGAAGAACACGGCAGCCACACTCATGGCCAGGCTGTTTTGACTTTTGTGTTGGAAGGCAATGAAGCTGAACTTGCTTTCGCTACTCCTACGGCCAATATTGTTGGCTTTGAGCATCAGGCCAAAGATGATGCAGAGCGTCAGTTGGTGCAAAAAATGATTGCAGATTTTACCAACGCCAGCTGGTTTAGTTTTGGCGCTGAAGCCAATTGCACAGTCACAGGCACGGATATCAGCTCAGATTTAACTGCAGAACGTACTACCAAGCCACAGCACGCAGATTTAAATGCCAATTACACTTTAGTTTGTCAAAACCCGGCGCGTTTGCAGGCGCTGACATTGGATTTAGCCACTATTGCGGCAGGTGTAGAAAAAGTGTCAGTGCAGTGGATAGTGAATGGTGAACAAGGGGCTGCGGATTGGGCTGCGGGAGCCGGTGCTTTGCCACTGACAGCGCAATAAGGCAAATAAGTATTTATCACCCAATAAAAAATCGGCTTTTGCCGATTTTTTATTGGGTGGAAGAAAGCACTTACTCGTAGGTATATTCTTCGATTTTATCGGCTTTCATCGAGTAAGCCGATTTTGCCAAATCATGACTCATGGATTCTGTAGTCAAAGTACCGCTGATCCAGAATGGTGAATAAATCATGTCACCTTTGATTTTTTGCTTGTTGGTGACAAAAATAATCTGGTTTGGTGGTGGTGGAGGTACGTGAATACAGGCACCAAAATAAGGCACCAGGAAAAATGCGGTGACGTTTTGATCAGCATCATATTCCACAGGCACGATAAAACCAGGCACTTTTACTTTTTGGTTATTCAGCTCGCCTTTTACATTGGCAGACATTAACACTTCGTTCCAGGCTGCAGCAGCTGGGTCCTGATTACCAAAAGCCTGATTTAATGCGCCACCGGCTGGAGCTTCACCGCCTTCATGGCTGATTTCCGGCAGTTGTTCCATCTTTTTCAAATCTTCTTCAGGCAATAAATCTGTCCATTCCAATGCCTTATAGTCTTCCGCTTTGACTGGTAACGCAGTAAATGCGACCAAAGTCAGAATTAACGCCATGTATAACGATTTAACCATTGGAGCCTCAGCCTCTGCATATGTTATAAGGTCACAAAAGAAGCCGTATCATAACATGAGCCTTGTAATGTCAGAGCACACAGACCTGAAAATTCCGGCACTTGAACTCAAATCTTTAGTGTTCAGTTGGCCGGATCAGCCCCCTTTATTGAATATCCCACAACTGAAACTTGAGCAGGGCCAGCATTTATTTATTTATGGTTCCTCCGGCTCAGGTAAAACCACTTTATTGAATTTACTGGCTGGTATTTACCCTTGCCAGCAGGGTGATATTTTAATTGCTGGTCAGTCGATGGCGGCCTTATCAGCTGCTAAACGGGATCAGTTACGAGCCTCTTCGATAGGCGTGGTATTCCAGCAACTGAACTTAATTCCGTATTTGACTGTGTTGCAAAACGTCTTACTGGTCAGCGCCTTTACTAAAAAAATTCCACAGGCCGAGCAGCGTGCCCGTTACTTATTGCAGAAATTAGGTTTAGACCAGCAGTTATGGCAGGCACCAGCCAATCAATTGAGCGTTGGTCAGCAGCAGCGTGTGGCGATAGCCCGCGCTTTATTAACTCAGCCCGCTTTGCTGATTGCAGATGAACCTACCTCAGCTTTAGACCATAAACACAGAGATGGTTTTATGCAGTTGATGCTTAGCGAAGCCGAACTTTGTGGCACCACAGTGGTTTTTGTCAGTCATGATCCCGCTTTACGCTCGTACTTTCACTTCGAGCTGGATATGGAGCAGTTACACCAGGGAGTTCAGCCATGTTAATGCAGTTGGCCAGAGCCAGTTTATGGAACCGTAAAGGCACAGTGCTGATGACGGTGATTTCGTTAACCATCAGTATCGCTTTGTTATTGGGTATTGATCATATTCGCCATGAAGCTAAAAGCAGCTTTACCAGCACGGTATCTGGCACAGATCTGATCGTCGGTGCTCGTTCCAGCCAGTTGAATTTATTGTTGTATTCGGTATTTCGTATTGGTAACGCCACCAATAATATCGGCTGGAAGAATTATCAGACGGTAAAAACTCATCCACAAGTAGCCTGGAGTATTCCTATATCTCTGGGCGATTCACATCGTGGTTATCGGGTTATAGGCACCAACGATGATTATTTTAAGTATTACCAGTATGGCGAAAAACAGCCGTTGAAACTGGCACAGGGTAAAGTTTTTGCCGGCGTGTACCAAGCGGTTTTAGGCTCTGTCGTTGCGCAAAAACTAGGTTATCAGTTGGGTGAACAAATTACTTTGTCGCATGGTGTTGGCAGTATCAGCTTTACCCAGCATAAAGATAAACCTTTTGAAGTGGTGGGTATTCTCGCTCCAACTGGCACACCTGTGGATCAGAGCGTACATATTCCGCTGCAGGGTATCGAAGCTATCCATTTGGGGTGGCAAAGCGGTGGCATGCCGGCGCCAGGTAAGGGCATTAGTGCCGAACAAAGCCTGAGTATGGATTTGGAACCTAAAGTCATTACCGCTTATATGCTGGGTTTAAAATCCAAAATGGCAACTTTTGCAGTGCAACGTCAACTCAACGAATTTAAAGCTGAACCTTTATCCGCCATTCTGCCTGGCGTGGCTCTGGCTGAATTATGGCAAATGCTCAGCATGGTTGAGAATATGTTGTTACTGATCACAGCCTTAGTGATAGTAGCGACGCTGGTTGGTAT of Rheinheimera sp. MM224 contains these proteins:
- a CDS encoding FAD-binding domain-containing protein: MKRALVLFNQAMRWHDNLLLSEQADVDQLIAVLVLDPVEYLSTQYGIKRASLSRLQAQLKLMLDWQKQWQQKQLLLHIRIGGTSECLQQLAEQYQAQSLIAAEPTAPEQYQQLQRTGLKLKLYDINSLLQHGLRPALATLPKSFSAFRKEREPELLVQQPQSYAVSSQFYGETELLLDVATADFISQYHSPTAALLNEAAALERLMQFIWQQQAVRSYKQSRDALDGEWNSSLWSFYLANGCLSACYTWQQVLDFEQQHIANESTYWIRFELLWREYFRWQMRQHSSAWFSKNAFRPPLDFSDPVSDKRFDLWCQGKTGLPFVDANIKMLLHTGWMSNRGRQNVASYLIFELQQDWRLGAAFFEQHLLDYDCASNWCNWAYIAGVGNSGARQFNQIKQALTHDPQGDFVRHWLPHKTAAGALVHLPEAKVPVQDFWRPFLQQLKTKT
- a CDS encoding cryptochrome/photolyase family protein encodes the protein MAKLILVLGDQLSPALSSLRDVQPQDRVLMAEVASEASYTPHHKQKIILIFSAMRHFAAVLQQQGIDVSYIDYQQKVSSLTEAVAIELSRHPELDQICITECGEYRLEQEILSWQQLFKRPLLMLEDDRFIASKAMFQHWAQGRKQYRMEYFYREMRRYTGLLMQDGAPVGGQWNFDASNRKAISAKQQLPEILKFEPDEITSQVIALVKQQFPNNMGNADSFSYAVTGKQARQAFLHFVEHQLPLFGDYQDAMQLNEPHLFHSICSMYLNCGLLDVRWVCQKVELAYKEGKVPLNAAEGFIRQLIGWREYVRGLYWLLMPEYKERNFLKAHTPLPSYYWTGETKMRCMQQAISHTIEYAYSHHIQRLMITGNFALLAGLSVEEICDWYLAVYADAYEWVELPNTLGMALFADEGVLASKPYAASGKYIQRMSNYCKSCAYDVAETTSPTACPFNALYWNFLERNQAQLSGNARMQLSYQNWYRKSDDERAQITAKAQALLIHLEQL
- a CDS encoding DUF2796 domain-containing protein, which gives rise to MNTKTWVSGLFLGASLFVNSVAAQEHQHEEHGSHTHGQAVLTFVLEGNEAELAFATPTANIVGFEHQAKDDAERQLVQKMIADFTNASWFSFGAEANCTVTGTDISSDLTAERTTKPQHADLNANYTLVCQNPARLQALTLDLATIAAGVEKVSVQWIVNGEQGAADWAAGAGALPLTAQ
- a CDS encoding DUF3299 domain-containing protein, producing the protein MVKSLYMALILTLVAFTALPVKAEDYKALEWTDLLPEEDLKKMEQLPEISHEGGEAPAGGALNQAFGNQDPAAAAWNEVLMSANVKGELNNQKVKVPGFIVPVEYDADQNVTAFFLVPYFGACIHVPPPPPNQIIFVTNKQKIKGDMIYSPFWISGTLTTESMSHDLAKSAYSMKADKIEEYTYE
- a CDS encoding ABC transporter ATP-binding protein; protein product: MSEHTDLKIPALELKSLVFSWPDQPPLLNIPQLKLEQGQHLFIYGSSGSGKTTLLNLLAGIYPCQQGDILIAGQSMAALSAAKRDQLRASSIGVVFQQLNLIPYLTVLQNVLLVSAFTKKIPQAEQRARYLLQKLGLDQQLWQAPANQLSVGQQQRVAIARALLTQPALLIADEPTSALDHKHRDGFMQLMLSEAELCGTTVVFVSHDPALRSYFHFELDMEQLHQGVQPC
- a CDS encoding ABC transporter permease, yielding MLMQLARASLWNRKGTVLMTVISLTISIALLLGIDHIRHEAKSSFTSTVSGTDLIVGARSSQLNLLLYSVFRIGNATNNIGWKNYQTVKTHPQVAWSIPISLGDSHRGYRVIGTNDDYFKYYQYGEKQPLKLAQGKVFAGVYQAVLGSVVAQKLGYQLGEQITLSHGVGSISFTQHKDKPFEVVGILAPTGTPVDQSVHIPLQGIEAIHLGWQSGGMPAPGKGISAEQSLSMDLEPKVITAYMLGLKSKMATFAVQRQLNEFKAEPLSAILPGVALAELWQMLSMVENMLLLITALVIVATLVGIVTTLLAGLKERQREMAILRAVGAPASTVFLLIELELLLMALLSIGTALLVLVAGLWGFRELLASQYGLFISINPWHEQTGFLLAAVLGLTLVLGAIPAFLAYRRALASGLMVRL